A genomic stretch from Desulfatitalea tepidiphila includes:
- a CDS encoding sigma-54-dependent transcriptional regulator: MPLTNVLIVDDEERFLKTTQTLLEKEGYKVFTAADGYKGLDALKDRRIDVVVLDVKMPGMDGVEVLKRIKAEHPLVEVLMLTGHATMETAIDGLKLGAFDYLTKPCDIATLKEKIMAAYDKRSAMLEKIQKAKFDRIISHPMEVFSKDE; this comes from the coding sequence ATGCCCTTAACGAACGTGCTGATCGTCGACGACGAGGAACGATTTTTAAAGACCACCCAGACCCTGTTAGAAAAGGAGGGGTACAAAGTCTTCACGGCCGCCGACGGGTACAAGGGGCTCGATGCCCTGAAAGACAGACGCATCGATGTGGTCGTGCTGGATGTCAAAATGCCCGGCATGGACGGCGTCGAAGTCCTGAAGCGCATCAAGGCGGAACATCCTTTGGTGGAAGTGCTCATGCTCACCGGCCATGCCACCATGGAAACGGCCATCGACGGCCTCAAATTGGGCGCCTTCGATTATCTGACCAAACCCTGTGACATTGCCACCCTCAAGGAGAAGATCATGGCTGCCTATGACAAGCGGTCGGCCATGCTGGAAAAGATTCAAAAGGCCAAATTCGATCGTATCATCAGCCATCCCATGGAAGTCTTTTCCAAAGATGAATAG